The Acanthopagrus latus isolate v.2019 chromosome 13, fAcaLat1.1, whole genome shotgun sequence genome contains a region encoding:
- the LOC119030739 gene encoding olfactory receptor 52E8-like: MEFFNSALGKNISFVRPAYFIISGFIGIPNIRFYYVFLFFVYVVSVLGNTAVMAVIYLDHNLRAPKYIVVFNLAFVDLFGSTALVPKLLDIFLFDHRYIPYNDCMTFLFFCYTSLSMQTLNLVGLCYDRLIAIIFPLHYQLKVTHRFMFSLIASFWVFVIFVVLIAVGLLTRLSFCKSVLINSYFCDHGQIYKLACNDISPSFGIGMSLPVLLLWLPLMFILFSYLYIAYALSKVATVQERRKAFKTCTAHLSLVAIYFIPILITFTMSSKIHPNGRIINLSLSSVFPPMLNPIIYVLQTQEIKESVKKLFKIRKQHRIMTKKANMK, from the coding sequence ATGGAGTTTTTCAACTCTGCTCTTGGAAAAAACATCTCTTTTGTGCGTCCTGCATATTTCATAATAAGTGGATTCATTGGCATACCTAATATCAGGTTTTATtatgtctttctcttctttgtttatgttgtgtcaGTGCTGGGAAACACCGCTGTAATGGCTGTAATTTACCTGGATCATAATCTCAGAGCTCCAAAATATATTGTGGTTTTTAACTTGGCATTTGTGGACCTGTTTGGTAGCACTGCCCTGGTGCCAAAACTTCTTGACATCTTTCTGTTTGACCATCGCTACATCCCCTACAACGACTGCatgactttcctttttttctgctacaCCTCCCTTTCTATGCAGACTCTTAATCTGGTTGGACTCTGCTATGACAGACTGATAGCTATCATCTTCCCACTGCATTATCAATTGAAGGTGACCCACAggttcatgttttctttgattgCATCATTCTGGGTTTTTGTCATCTTTGTTGTACTAATTGCAGTCGGCTTGCTTACCAGACTTTCCTTCTGTAAGTCTGTATTGATTAACAGCTATTTCTGTGACCATGGCCAGATATACAAGCTTGCCTGCAATGACATAAGTCCCAGCTTTGGTATTGGTATGTCATTAccagttcttcttctttggcTTCCACTGATGTTCATCTTGTTTAGTTACTTATATATTGCCTATGCATTGTCTAAAGTGGCTACAGTTCAGGAAAGAAGGAAGGCCTTTAAAACCTGCACAGCTCATCTTTCATTAGTGGCAATCTATTTCATCCCAATATTAATCACGTTTACAATGTCTTCGAAAATTCATCCAAATGGCAGAATCATAAACCTGTCGctgtcctctgtctttcctcccaTGTTGAACCCAATCATTTATGTTCTGCAGACACAAGAAATCAAAGAATCGGtgaaaaaactgtttaaaatcaGAAAGCAACACAGAATTAtgacaaagaaagcaaatatgAAATGA